Proteins co-encoded in one Marmota flaviventris isolate mMarFla1 chromosome 9, mMarFla1.hap1, whole genome shotgun sequence genomic window:
- the B3gnt6 gene encoding acetylgalactosaminyl-O-glycosyl-glycoprotein beta-1,3-N-acetylglucosaminyltransferase: MAFPCRRSMNPKTLACLLVGMSFLALRLWLLQAPRSQQEQKGEDPTDASDTPYAAEQPAALQLHQGLPCVANASANRTEDFEQLPARIQDFLRYRHCRHFPLLWDAPAKCAGRQGVFLLLAVKSSPANYERRELIRRTWGQERRYRGQQVRRLFLLGTPAPVEAAQAPQLAELVRLEAREHRDVLQWAFVDTFLNLTLKHVHLLDWLAARCPQARFLLSGDDDVFVHTANVLSFLETQSPDRHLFAGQLMDGSVPIRDSWSKYFVPPQLFPGKAYPVYCSGGGFVLSRHTARALRTAARYTPLFPIDDAYMGMCLQRAGLQPSGHEGIRPFGVHLPGAQKPSFDPCMYRELLLVHRFAPYEMLLMWKALHNPALSCGRGHRVS; this comes from the coding sequence ATGGCTTTTCCCTGCCGAAGGTCCATGAATCCCAAGACTCTGGCCTGCCTTCTGGTGGGCATGAGTTTCTTGGCACTTCGCCTCTGGCTCCTCCAAGCCCCGAGGTCCCAGCAGGAACAGAAGGGGGAGGACCCCACGGACGCTAGCGACACTCCCTATGCTGCGGAACAGCCCGCTGCGCTCCAGCTCCACCAGGGGCTCCCGTGCGTGGCCAATGCCTCCGCGAACCGCACGGAAGACTTCGAGCAGCTACCGGCAAGGATCCAAGACTTTCTGCGGTACCGCCACTGCCGCCACTTCCCACTCCTCTGGGACGCGCCAGCCAAGTGCGCGGGCCGCCAAGGCGTCTTCCTGCTCCTGGCGGTGAAGTCGTCGCCCGCGAACTACGAGAGGCGTGAGCTCATCCGTCGCACGTGGGGACAGGAACGCAGGTACAGAGGGCAGCAAGTGCGCCGCCTCTTCCTGCTGGGGACCCCGGCGCCGGTGGAGGCGGCGCAGGCGCCGCAGCTCGCCGAGCTGGTGCGCCTAGAGGCGCGCGAGCACCGCGACGTGCTGCAGTGGGCCTTCGTGGACACCTTCCTCAACCTCACGCTCAAGCACGTGCACCTGCTCGACTGGCTGGCGGCGCGCTGCCCGCAGGCCCGCTTCCTGCTCAGCGGCGACGACGACGTCTTTGTGCACACAGCCAACGTGCTTAGCTTCCTAGAGACACAGTCGCCCGACCGCCACCTCTTCGCCGGGCAGCTCATGGACGGCTCAGTGCCCATCCGGGACAGCTGGAGCAAGTACTTTGTGCCCCCACAGCTCTTCCCTGGGAAGGCCTACCCAGTGTACTGCAGTGGCGGCGGCTTCGTCCTGTCCCGCCACACGGCCCGGGCTCTGCGCACAGCGGCACGCTACACCCCTCTCTTCCCCATAGACGACGCCTACATGGGCATGTGCCTGCAGCGCGCTGGCCTACAGCCTAGTGGCCACGAGGGCATCCGGCCCTTTGGCGTGCATCTGCCCGGCGCCCAGAAGCCCTCCTTCGACCCCTGCATGTACCGTGAGCTGCTGCTAGTGCACCGCTTCGCGCCCTATGAGATGCTGCTCATGTGGAAGGCACTTCACAACCCGGCGCTGAGCTGTGGCCGGGGACACAGGGTTTCCTGA